One genomic window of Vibrio parahaemolyticus includes the following:
- a CDS encoding aspartate aminotransferase family protein: MSYVFHRHCHATLPIIDKGEGVYLFDKQGKQYLDACGGAAVSNLGHSHQAVKKAMLEQLERVSFAHTGFFTSDSSERLAELICQHMPEQFNHVYLVSGGSEAVESALKMARQYFVESGKPEKKQFIARQQSYHGNTLGALAVGGNEWRREPFKPILHPSHHIAPCYAYRYQQSHESELDYSLRAANELEAKILELGAENVMAFVAEPIVGATAGAVPATQGYFKRIREICDQYDVLLILDEVMCGVGRSGSFFAFEQEEAEPDLVCMAKGLGAGYQPIGAVVANDRVYQAIADGSGFFQHGHTFMAHPMACAAAVATIETIFQDDLLTAVNRQSALLRNELTSALAHLPYIGDIRGKGLFFGIELVADKESKSPLSKATLADKRIKQRAMENGLMCYPMGGTIDGVNGYHILLAPPFIIQSHHIDELVGKLSLTLKEVAETWK; the protein is encoded by the coding sequence ATGTCTTACGTATTTCACCGTCATTGCCATGCCACGCTGCCAATCATCGATAAAGGTGAAGGTGTTTATCTATTCGATAAACAAGGAAAACAGTACCTCGATGCTTGTGGCGGCGCTGCGGTATCAAACCTTGGCCACAGTCATCAAGCCGTTAAAAAAGCCATGTTGGAACAGCTCGAGCGAGTGTCGTTTGCTCATACTGGATTTTTTACTAGTGACAGCAGTGAGCGACTAGCGGAATTGATTTGTCAGCATATGCCTGAGCAGTTCAACCATGTGTATTTAGTCAGTGGCGGATCAGAAGCGGTGGAGTCGGCACTAAAAATGGCGCGGCAGTATTTTGTGGAATCAGGTAAGCCAGAGAAGAAGCAATTCATTGCGCGTCAGCAAAGTTATCACGGCAATACGTTGGGAGCTCTGGCGGTCGGTGGTAATGAATGGCGACGTGAACCGTTCAAACCTATCTTGCATCCGAGTCATCACATTGCCCCTTGCTATGCTTATCGTTATCAGCAGAGTCATGAGTCGGAATTGGATTACTCATTGCGAGCGGCGAATGAACTAGAGGCAAAAATTCTTGAGTTGGGGGCTGAGAATGTAATGGCTTTTGTCGCCGAGCCTATTGTGGGAGCCACCGCTGGAGCTGTGCCTGCGACTCAAGGTTACTTCAAACGTATTCGCGAAATATGCGACCAATACGATGTGTTATTGATCTTGGATGAAGTCATGTGTGGCGTTGGGCGAAGTGGCAGTTTTTTTGCGTTTGAGCAAGAAGAGGCAGAGCCCGATCTGGTTTGTATGGCTAAAGGGCTTGGTGCGGGTTATCAACCTATTGGCGCGGTGGTTGCTAATGATCGAGTCTATCAAGCTATTGCTGATGGAAGCGGTTTTTTCCAACACGGTCATACCTTTATGGCGCACCCTATGGCGTGCGCTGCCGCCGTGGCAACAATTGAAACCATCTTCCAAGATGACTTATTAACGGCGGTGAATCGGCAAAGTGCTTTGCTGCGTAATGAGCTTACTTCTGCATTGGCCCATTTACCGTACATTGGCGACATTCGTGGTAAAGGCTTGTTTTTTGGCATTGAGCTGGTGGCGGATAAAGAAAGCAAGTCGCCTCTGAGTAAAGCCACATTGGCAGACAAACGCATCAAACAGCGAGCAATGGAAAATGGCTTAATGTGCTACCCAATGGGCGGAACGATTGATGGCGTTAATGGGTACCATATTTTGCTCGCACCGCCATTCATTATTCAGTCTCATCATATTGATGAACTAGTCGGCAAACTCTCACTGACGTTAAAAGAGGTGGCGGAGACATGGAAGTAG
- a CDS encoding 3-keto-5-aminohexanoate cleavage protein, translating to MEVANQYLREPIAIIVAPNGARKTKHDHANLPMTTDELVAEAIACQTAGAAMIHLHARDAKGRHSLDIDDNMEIYHAVKEAVGETMMVQLTTEAVGLYSPPQQRALVKAVKPEAASFALRELIPDRASEKEGHAFFHWLAENSIVSQIILYDATDIERYFQLRDAGVLPKTYQHALVVLGRYHQAQQSSPWDLRGLNLARFVEEEIRCAICAFGAREQDCLASAMLLGFDVRVGFENNHFDVAGELAISNADQVEALRDVAHRFAIPLHSAQSLRSVLK from the coding sequence ATGGAAGTAGCAAACCAATATTTGCGAGAACCTATCGCCATTATCGTGGCTCCAAACGGCGCAAGAAAAACCAAGCATGATCACGCCAACTTACCCATGACAACGGACGAACTGGTTGCAGAGGCTATCGCTTGTCAAACAGCAGGGGCTGCCATGATCCATTTGCATGCTAGAGACGCCAAGGGACGTCATTCATTAGACATCGACGACAACATGGAAATTTACCATGCCGTGAAAGAAGCGGTGGGAGAAACCATGATGGTTCAGCTCACCACAGAGGCAGTGGGTTTATATTCTCCGCCACAACAGCGGGCGTTAGTCAAAGCTGTGAAACCTGAAGCTGCTTCTTTCGCATTGAGGGAGTTAATCCCCGATCGCGCAAGTGAGAAAGAAGGGCATGCCTTTTTCCATTGGTTGGCAGAGAACAGCATCGTGAGCCAAATTATTCTCTACGATGCAACCGACATTGAACGTTATTTCCAACTACGCGATGCGGGCGTGTTACCTAAAACGTATCAGCATGCCTTAGTGGTGTTAGGGCGTTATCACCAAGCTCAACAGTCTTCGCCATGGGATTTACGAGGTTTGAATTTGGCGCGTTTTGTCGAGGAAGAAATTCGATGTGCCATTTGTGCTTTTGGCGCGCGAGAGCAAGACTGTTTAGCGAGTGCGATGTTACTTGGATTCGATGTGAGAGTTGGGTTTGAGAATAACCACTTCGATGTGGCAGGCGAATTAGCAATCAGTAACGCGGATCAGGTGGAGGCTCTACGCGATGTGGCGCATCGCTTCGCGATTCCTTTACACAGTGCGCAAAGTTTGCGTTCAGTTTTAAAGTGA